A stretch of DNA from Paenibacillus albus:
AGATTTGAGCCTTCAAACCGTAAGCTCGGCGTTCATAATACGGTCTGCGTTGGCTTCCAAGAGGATGAAGTTTCATCTATCTATCACGTGCAAGGATTAGAAGGACGCGTCCAGGTTGAGGCAACCGTAAAGGAAGCATTCATTGACATTTGTGTAAACGGCAAGCGAACATTCATCAGCCGAATAAACAGAGAGCATGCATATCTGCGATTCTTTGCCCAGTTCGGAACGGTAAGCTTTTATAACATCACCATTCGATCCGTTCCAAACAGCTCGCTCCTCATCTGAGGGCGAGCTGTTTTCTTTCTCTTAGTTTCACCGCCTGCAGTCAGCAACCACCTTGATGTATGTGAGTGGAGGTGGTGTGAATTCTCATATTGACAGGAAACGTATCTGATCATATATTAATAAATAAAAGTTTGCTACTTACTTTTATTTTGTTAAGTCTTTAATCAAAGTTGGAAACCAACGAGAGAAATTGTAGCTTTATTATAAAACAATTAGCAAAATGATCTTCGGGGCAGGTGAAATTCCTGACCGGCGGTGAAGCTGTAAAGCAAAGCCCGCGACTCTCCGCACCGTCAACGAACGGTATGGAGACTGACTTGGTGTGAATCCAAGGCCGACGGTATAGTCCGGATGGGAGAAGATCGTCATTTAAACCATGTTTTAAACATGTTTTCTTTGACTTGGTCAGTTCGTGCTTTAATACGAGCGGAGCTTATCTTTAGCAGCTCTAACAAGAGCTTTATCACCCCTGAAGGTTGTATGCGAGAAAAGGAGCATTCAACCATGAGCAATTCAATGTTACTGCCACTGAATAGAAAACAAGCTTTTAATCCGGCATTTTGGTTTATCGCGCTGGGCTCCGCCTTATGGGGAGTAGATCCACTGTTCCGAGTCCTATTGCTTCATCACCTCACCTCAACTCAAATCACGCTGCTTGAGCATGTTATTCTCGTGCTCTTTATGGCTCCTGTTTTGTGGAAAAACCGAATGCAGCTTCGTAAGTTAAGTCTTACGCATATCGGTGCTCTGCTGTTCATTTCTTGGGGCGGCTCTGCGCTTGCTACGATTTTGTTTACAAAAGGATTAGCAACTGGGGATTTTAACTCGGTGCTTCTGCTGCAGAAGCTGCAGCCTCTTTTTTCCATTCTGATGGCCAGATGGCTGTTAAAGGAAAGATTACCTAAATCATTCGGCATGCTATTTGTCATTGCTTTAGTTGGCACGTATATTCTAACTTTTGGCTGGGGACTTCCATTCACTACTATTGGAGATATCTTCAAGGTTGGTGGCTTAATGTCGGTCGGTGCAGCATTGCTTTGGGGCGGATCCACAGTTATGGGACGTTACTTGATTGGAGCAGTCAACTACGAGACCGTAACATCGTTACGTTTCACTCTCGCGCTTCCGCTTCTAGTAGCGCTAACCTTAAGCGAGCACCAGTTATGGATGCTCCCTGACGAAGCCAGTGGCATGGCATTGGTCGGACTCAATCTACTACTGCAGGCGTTACTGCCAGGGCTGCTCAGTTTACTCTTGTATTATAAAGGCTTAAGCGCCATTAAGGCTTCTTATGCCACTTTGGCTGAGCTAAGCTTCCCAACGGTCGGAGTTCTGCTTAATTTTGTAGTATTTGGGCAAGTGATTACCATGACACAAATTGTAGGCTTTATATTAATTTGGATCTCTATGTTTCTGATATCACGATATCGAGAACCTTCCGTTCGATTGCAAGGAGCGGCCTTCGAATAAAATCCATTCCAATTATAAACAGGCTGCCGATCATAATCGGCATCCTGTTTTCTTGTTGGGAAGAGAAGCTCATTTTGCGCGAGTTTTACACTTTCCTTTTCTCAACTACCGGGGTAGAATTATTTTATCTTAAATGTTATAAATTTCCATGTGCGAGTTCTATTAATCCATTCAAGATAGGATACGAATTGATACAATTCAATTGAGGGACTATCGGGAGTGGGGGATACAATGAGCGATGAATGGAAAAAGGATCGTTACGGGGCGTTAGAACGTGGAGAGAATCCGATGGTATGGAAATTCCGATGCGTTCTTACATGCTCATATCTTTCCCCGTTATGACTGGGAACCAGAACACAAACAATCATATCCAGTTTGGCAATATGGCGATCTGTGGCATTGGAAAGAGCTGCAGTACGCCGATGAGAAGCATGCAACGCTTAGGAAACAGATTGCTGAGAAATTGCATGAAATCATACAGGAAGTTTATTGAATTAATGGGTACAATTATTCAACAAAAACCGAAGGCATCCGATCGTTAAGATCGGATGCCTCTATTAGGATAACGGCACTATAGTACAAAAACACAAAGAATATCAAATTCATAGTTGGAATTTGAAAGTAAAAAGTGTATTTTTCTGTTTATAATAGCCGACCTATGGATAGTTTCAGTGTGTAAAGAAACCTACGTTTTTCAAAAACGGCGGGTTTCTTTTTTGTCTCTAATTGAGTTTCAAGGCTTAATGTTTCTAATGTCATGAAGGAATTTTTAACCTATATAGCCGTAGGGTTTGTTATGAAGGTTAAAGGCTGGTGTGTTGAGGAGACTGGTAAGGCGGAGTTGAAGGCTTTCGCTTAGCTAAAAAGTCATGCTTTACGTTCCTTCGTAGCATAGGTCTTTAGCGGTCAAAATAAGCAAAAACTCGACAAATTAACAGTGTACTTCAACAAGGTTTGAGATTAAACGACAAGAAAAGAACTAATTTGGAAATAATTGTAGTAGAATTCCGAGGGGGATGGTGGTATTCTTATGACTGTTACTTTTTACCTATATAGGTGGTAGTTCCCTCTGACGCGAAAAATTAGGAGAATTGTACCTCTTTTTAAGTCTATTGTAATCTGTTTGCGGGATAGAGGTAGAAAAAGGCTTTATATTTCCGATTATCGTGTGAATATTAATCCTTAAATTTATCCCAAATATAGAAAGTGAAACCATAAAAATTAAAATAAAACTATCTATGGAGATTGTTTTATTGAGGTCAAGGAGAGGCATGAAATATCTCTATGATGGATTAAGCCTGCAAAACGGACGAAGTTCCAATATGGATAGTTTGTTGCTAGCTGAACGAGAGATAGACCGGAAAAATAGTCTCCTTGCGGTCGTTTGCGACGGTGTAGGGAGTATGCAGGACGGAGCATTCGCCGCGTCGTTAGCAGTCAAGTCTATGAACGACTGGTTCAATAGCCTGTCTGACTTGGAGCGTATTGGGCTGCGGATGCGCGACGAGGCATTAAAGTTGAACAGCCGCATCATGGAGCAAGCAAAGGAACAGTCATTGGATACGGCAGCGACATTCACGGCGCTTCTCTTTGTGGAGAACCGATATTGTTTAGTCCACATCGGAGATACCCGCGCTTATAGTATCGACAGCAATGGCACGGCAACGCAACTGACGGTCGATGACATCTCGGAAGATGGTAAGTTGACGGGGTGTGTCGGGCGGTTTGGCAATCCGATGTTCTTTTGTTCAGAGGGCGAAGTAGATGGGAAGATGTTTCTGATTTGCTCTGATGGTTTGTATAAGCGAATGGATTTCGCTCCTGTCCTTGCTGACTCTAGCATTATGAACCGGAAAGATATGAAAAGAACCATTCAACGAATGGCTGATCATGCAATCGAAAGAGGCGAACGGGATAATATCTCGTTAGCGTTATTGATACCGAAAACGGAGGGTTGAGTATGAAAATCCAATTGCTCATCGCGACGAGCGACAAAGACTATGCGAATCACCTCTCAGGAGTGTTATTGGAAAACCATGCGGAATCTTTTGAAGTGACGGTCTGTTCGGCACTCGAGCGATTGGAAACTTTGCTGTCAGCGCGTACTTTCGATGTTGCTTTGCTTGAATATTCTTTTATCCCCTCAACCGGGTTATCCAAGGTGCGGTTGCCGCTGCTGTTGTGGGACGAAACAGGCTCTGGCAACGATGATCGCGGCAACTATCAGAAGATACGGAAACACCAACGTATATCGCGCCTAAGCAGCAATATTTTGGAGGAATACTCCCAAATAGCTATTGGCAGCTCCGGGTTCAGCGGCAATAAAGCGAGAATAACCGCAGTGTGGTCACCGAGTGGAGGCGTTGGCAAGACGACCGTGGCACTAGCGTATGCCGCACAGAAAGCGGTAGGCGGTGGCAATGTTGCCTATCTCGATCTTGAACATTTCTCAAGCACGGCGGTCTATTTTCCTGAATCGGGAAAAAGCATAAGCACTGCATTTGAACGGCTGGATGGCAACGCTGCTCTCTTGCTTAAAGCGATTGTCTTGAAAGATAACGGAAGTGGAATCTCTTATTTCACGCCGCCAAGCAATTATGATGACATGAACGAACTTACCGTCGATGATATCGGAACTCTTGTTGCCGCCGTGGCAACTCATTCAGATGAATTGATTATTGATTTGCCGAATATTTGCGATGAGCGCAGCCGGAAGATCTTTGAAGAATCTAGCGTCATCTATCTCGTTATTGACGGAAGCAAAACCGCGGATTCAAAGCTGCAGCAGTTTATTACCCAGCACAATTTGTTCGAGCGAATTCGCTCCAAGATCATATTGGTCGTTAACAGAGGAGCGAATATTAAGAATCCACGATTCGATCGAACCGTATATCTGCCATCTGTTTCTGCTAATGATCCTGTTTCCGTCTACAAAACGCTCTCAGGGGCCAGTTTTGAATAAGGTATGCAACCTGAATGAGGGAGGGCAGAACGACCAGTGAGCGAAGCCGCACGTAATATGTTGATCGCGCAATTAAAGTCGGAAGTTCAGAATAATGCCGATTTGACCATGCTGAGCGACGAACAGCTTCAAGCATTAATTGAGCGCATGCTTGAAGAAAGAATGAAATGGATGCAAGTTGGCGACCCGCAAGCATTCTTAGAATTGTCCGCTATGAACTTTCGTGAGAAACGGTTTGTTACCTCTGCGGTGTTCGAGGCTATTCGGGGGCTGGGCGTGTTAGGGCAGATCATTAACGACCCTGATATTACAGAAGTCATGATCAACGGATACAAAGACATTTTCGTTGAGAAAGCCGGGAAGCTGACTGAACTGACGGAACACTTTGAGAGCCGGCGTGAGCTTGAGATCATCATTAACAAGTTCGTATCTCAGGCGGGGCGTCAAGTCAACGAGAGCGAACCGATCGTAGATACGAGGTTGGACGATGGCTCGCGTGTCAATGTGGTTATGCCGCCTGTCGCGCTTAATGGTCCGATCGTTACCATTCGTCGATTTCCGAAAGAGGCAATGACCGTTCAGAAGCTGATTGATTACGGCTCAATTACGCCGGAAGTGGCTGAAGTTCTGCAAATGCTGGTCGAATGCAAATACAACGTATTCGTTAGCGGAGGCACAGGAAGCGGTAAGACTACCTTCTTAAATGCGTTGTCGAATTTCATACCAAGCGATGAACGCGTCATTACGATTGAGGATTCCGCTGAGCTTCAGATCAAGAACATCCGTAACCTCGTCCGGCTGGAAACGAAGAACGCAGGACCTGACGGCAAGGGGGCGATTGCGATACGCGACCTGATCAAGTCGGCCTTGCGTATGCGCCCTGAACGAATCGTTGTCGGCGAGGTGCGCGGAGCGGAAGCGCTCGATATGCTGCAGGCGATGAACACGGGTCACGATGGCTCGCTGTCAACAGGTCATGCGAATTCTACTTATGATATGTTAAGCCGTTTAGAAACGATGGTGCTGCAAGGCGCGGATGGGTTGCCGCTTGAAGCGATACGAACGCAAATCGCATCTGCAATTGATATTATTATTCATCTTTCGCGCTTGCGAGATAAGAGCCGTAAAACAGTGGAAATCGTGGAAGTGCTGAACTATGACAGCGACAAGCGACGGATTACGATCAATTCGCTATATGAGTTTCGCGAGAATGAGCAGTCTTCCAAAAATAAGGTTGTCGGACAGCTGGTGCGAACGGATAACCCGATGAAGAACGTAGAGAAGCTCCGGAACGCCGGAATAGACCGTGTCATATAGGAGGGCGGACAATGAATAATAACATGAGAACGCCTGATTATACGGTCAGTCCGTCAGGGCTATTCGACCATATTGTAGCTTTCTTAATTGGCTTTGTGGCCGGGTCTATGGTGCTCTTCATCTTCTACAAGATTATGATTCTATCCATAATCGGAGGAGCGATTGTCGGTACGGTATGGATATTCGTGTCGTCGAACAATGCGATTAACAAACGCAAACGGAAATTGCGCGTGCAGTTCTTCGATCTGCTGGAAGCGTTATCGGTGTCGATGAGAGCAGGAAACCCGATGGCTAAGGCGTTGCAGAATGCGAGAGAGGATCTGTTGTTGATCTACTCTGACGATAGCGACGTCATTGTAGAGCTTGATCTCATCATCGGAAAGTTTCACAACACGGTGCCGTTATCCGAGGGAATCGCCGATTTTGCGCAGCGGAGCGAAATCGAAGATATCGCTAGCTTCGCGTCCATCTATGCCACGATTGAAGGCAAATCAAGCCGCGCTGACGAGATTGTACGTGAAACCCAGCAGATCATCTCGGACAAGATGGCCATTGAAATGGAAATTGAAACGCTCATGACAGCGGCGAAGTCAGAGGTCAACATTATGCTGCTCATGCCGCTAATTATTCTTCTTGTGATTGGGTACGCCGGGGCAGGCTTTATGGACGTCATCTATACCACATCTGAAGGACGATTGGTTGCTACGGGTGGATTCATTGTGTTCATTATCAGTTTCATCATGGCTCGGAAGTTTAGCAATGTGAAACTATAAGGGGTTCGAGAATGGTATACGCGATATTGACGCTTGCCACAATTTTCACGGTTGTATGGTTCATTCTGCTTGGCATGGTTGCTGAGCAAGATTGGGTAGCGGCCGCTTATAACAAGGTGCTCGATAATCGGGAACGAATGAACAAACTGCGAGTGAAAGACGCTGCAAGACGCGAATGGCTTGCGAAGTACAATGGCATCTCTGCTAGAGTGATGAACCTATTGTTCAGCAGTGATTCATCGAAGGAGATTGCCAAGCTCGAACGGGGTAACGAGAGACTGCAGAGCGGCAAGCTCAAAGGGCTGAATTTGTTCATCATGCCAGGTTACGTGGTTCAGAGGAAATATGACGCTATCGGCAAGGGCAGCATCCACAAGCTTATTATGACGAAGAGTTTCGAGCTGTACGGTAAGAAGAATGCAGCGAACAAGACGAAACAGTTAATCGCCCAGATCATCTCTTATCCGCTGATCGGCGTATCCGCATCACTGATCATATCAGGAATGCTGCTTAGCGCAGGCAAGACGATGATTGGATTCGTCGTGCTGGGAGTAGGAACTGCGCTCATCCTCGTTCTGGTATACGCCTTGTACGATGAGGTCAGCGATAGAATAAACAAGCGACACGATGCAATCAGTCGTCAGTTTCCGAATGTTGTGTCCAAGCTTGCGTTGCTCGTCACCTCAGGAATGATCGTGAACAGAGCGTGGAAAGAAACTTCGCTCAGCCAAGAGTCTGAGCTCTATCAGGAAATGCGCAAGACAAGCGACGAGTTGGACAACAATGTCCCGCCTGATGTAGCTTATGGCAATTTCATTACCCGTTGCAATACGAAAGAAGCGACGAAACTCGCATCTGCTATCCTGCAAAACCTGTCAAAGGGTAACTCGGAAATAGGGAAACTGCTTCAAAGTATGGCAAAAGAAGCTTGGTCGGAGCGTAGGCATACGGCAAAGCGGGACTCGGAGAAAGCGAATTCCAAGCTGATGATACCGACCATGCTGTTGTTGCTCGCTATTCTCATAATGCTGATGGTGCCTGTTGCTATGAACTTCTCGGGTTTATAGTATGGACATAAATTTTGGTAGAGAGGAGAGGAAAGAGATGTTGGAAAGAATGCGTAAGTTCCCTACGGCGGCATACTTAACTGTCACAGGCTTCATGAGCGATTTGAAAAAAGATGAGCGCGGATTATCCGGCGTGGTTGTATCGGTGCTGTTAATTCTCGTGGCCGTGCTTGCGATCGTTCTTATTTGGGGTTTATTAAAAGGTCAACTTCAAACATGGTGGGATAATATCACCGGCGAGAGCGAAAAGATCAAGTAAATGTAGTACTCATCATCTATCACAACAGATTATCGGAAAGGAGCGATAGCCTTGAAGGAAAATTTAAAGCGGCTTCGGCGTGACGAAAGTGGCGACGCTGTCGTAGAGGCTACCATTCTCTTTCCGATTATCGTGTTGATTTTCTTTGCTTTAGTCATGCTGTCGGTCTATCTACCAACAAGAGCGATTCTGCAGCGCGCCACGCAGTACGCCGCTACGGCGATTGCGACGGAGCATAGCGATACTTGGCTCCGTTATGATGAAGCATCTATGCAATATCGGTGGAAAGAAGATCGAGGCGAGCTTGATAACGTCTATGAAGCCGCAGTGAAGTCTATATTGCCGAAAGCGAATGCGAATTCAGATCAAGCGGAGAAGATCGTGAAGAATACCGAGAACAGAGTTGTTCTCACTCCATCCGGGGGATACGGCGCTTATAATCGTGATTTGCAAGTTTCACTCCATGTCGTCAATTACGTCGTCTACAAAGAGATTGTTGTCACGGCTACGCGCAACATACATGTGCCGATTCATCTATCTATCATTCAATTTCCAGAGGAAATACCGATTACGGTCACGTCTACCGCTGTTGTTCAGAATGGCGATGAGTTCGTGCGCAACATGGATTTAGCAGTTGATTTCATTCAATATCTCGACGAGCGATATCAGATTTCGTCAAGCGATGCATTCAAGAACTTTCAAAGCAACTTGGCTGCAGTTTTGAAACTTCTCAACATATAGGGGACAAGCGATGACACGATTTTGGAGAGACTGCAAAGGCGCGGTGACTGTATTCGTCACACTTCTGCTCATTCCTGCGGTACTGATTAGCGGTACAGCGGTTGATCTGGCACGCATATATACGGTTCGCAGCGTCGTTCAAGATGCAAACCAGCTTGCAGCGAACTCCGTTCTAGCAGGTTATGATGCGATGCTCCAGGACATTTACGGTCTGTATGGGTTTATGAAGGTTGATCCTGCTTTTGGGGATATGGTGGATGAATACATCCGTGTAGCTGTGCTTGGGGAAGGCTCGAATGCCAAGACCGAAGCTAAAGGGGGCGGAACGTTCCAACCGTTCCAGCTCTTCTATGGTTCTAAAGATATGACGTCGGAGGTTCGTGTTCCTCAGAATAAGAATCTTAATAACCCGGAAGTGCTCCGTAGGCAAATAGAAGAATACGCCAAGTTTCGTGCTCCTGTCATCATCGCTGAACGCATCTCTACTATTCTTGACAGCTTCAAGAAGGTTAAAGAAGATGCCGAGATTATCAAAGACAAGATGGACATAGACGATAGGATTGAGGAAATAGAGAAGCAGTATCAAGCCATTTACAACAAAATCAATGAGATTAATGCGGGTTCATCTATGGGGAGCTCGGCGATTGCATCTATTAACACGTATTTAGGGCGGATTCAAGAGCAGATAAGCTTGCTTCTAAATACTAGAGATGATTGGATGAATGCCAACAAAGAACCCGAAAAAGCAGCGGATCTTGAGGCTAAGTATGATGACATCATGTCAAACATCAAATCACTAGTAAATGGTGGAACCGTTAAAGACGGGTGGATGAATGGCAATTTCAATGCCAGCGAGGAATGGGAGAGCGGCTACTGGACGGGTTCTCACAGGAGCGACGGCATCAAAGAGGCAATCGGTGATCAAACAAAGGCTTTGGAGGAGTTCAAGAAGAAGTTCGATGAGCTAGTCTCATTGTGTTCGGATGCGGACACGAAAAAGCAAGAATTATCGCAAAAAGTAAGTGATCTTGAAACGAAATTAAAGAGCGGGCGAGGCTCATCCGAGCTCAAAGCGGGTTTAACGACCCCTCCGAAAGATAAAAACGGTAAAACGCTTAAAGACAGCAAAGGTCAAAACATGCCATCCACGATTGACAGATATAAGAAGTTGTTGGCATACAGCTTGAAACCAATGGCAGTAGAAATGAAAAAAGTTGATGGCACTTATATAGATAGTATTATTGCTACCCTGAGCAAAATCCAGTTTGGCAAGGTTTCAAACAATATTATAGGTGATCCGCATATTCAATTGGACAAATTGACGCAGCTATCCTCGGATTCGCGGTTTTCTATTAGCTTTTATGAGAATAGCATCGACGACAAGCATGCTCCCGGCGATTATTTATATCAGCTAGCGCAGGTGACGAATTACACCTATTCCGCTCCGAACGGGTTCAAGCGATTTGAAGACATCTCAACCAGTAATGCAAAATTCTACAAATTGCTTAATGAAATGTTCTCCAGTACGGGGGGCAATAACACTGCAAAGAAGAAGGCCAAATCCGCAATTACGACTTTAATGGCAAAGGTTCAGGATTTATTTCAAGGGTATGAGCTCAACCCAGAGGGGGCTTATAAATACAATCCCAAGCCTAATAACAATAGCGCTGATACTTCTTTCGTAAGCGATGGGGATTGGGGTGAAGAAGGCGTCGGCAAGAGCAAAACGAAGGAAGCTCTTAATAGCGATATTATAAGCAACGTAGGAGATATGGCATCTAACGCTGCGAATAAGATCCTTCTGCTTGTTTATGACACGGAGATGTTCTCTAACTATACGACAACTTCCACTCTGGTCAACTCGAGTGAGGGATCGCGCGAGGAGCCGGTGAAAACCATGTCCGGCATACCGTTAGGGGTCGACGTAAACTATTATTTTCAATCGGAGCAAGAATATCTGTTCCATGGGAATTTTAACGATGCGAAAGCTAATCTGGCCTCAGTGGCAGGCATGTTGTTTCTAGTCAGGTTTGTGTTTGACTATACAGCAGCATTTACCATTACGGAAGTAAACACAACGGTAAGCGAGATAGAAGCAGCAGTGGCATTTACGGGTCCGTTCGCGATTGTCATAGGCGAGGCTGCCCGCGTCGCAATCGCAATGGCGGAGGCAACAATTGATGTCGGAAGATTGCGGAAAGGACATGCAGTTGCACTATGGAAAACCAATAGCAATTGGCAGTTCAAAGTCAGCGGGTTATTAAAAGCGGTCAAAGACTCAGCGCAAGATGCAGCGGCAGATCTGAAAGACGATTCCAGCAAGGATGACAAGCCGGGTTTACTTTATTCCGATTATCTAAGGTTGTTTCTGCTTATGATCGACGGTGATGAGCTTGCAGATCGAACGGCAAGCTTGATTGCGCTCAACCTTACGAATAAGAAACAGCAAGTCGGAAGTGCGGGCAACAGAGCAGCTCGCGAGAAGAAGATGGCAGGCCTGACGCTTGAGAATATGGAAAAGTATCAAACCGACTTCCAGCTCACAACGACAGTGGATATGCGGATGCTTTTCCTGTCGATGCCTTTCGCGCAGAGAGGCGTCAAGGGAGTTGTCCCTCCGAAGACAAAGGAAATTATCGTAACGGATTATAGGGGGTACTAAGTGATGCGCCGAGATGAACGTGGGTACATCGTAATCGAAACGATCGGCGTGTTTATCCCCTTCCTGTTCTTAGTCTTGTCGATTCTTACGCTCGTGAATGTTGTCACCTTGCAAGCGCGTGTTCATTACGCGATTACGCAAGCCGCGCAAACTTTGTCCATGTACAGCTATGCAGCTGAAGTTACAGGAGCTGCGAAGCATCTGGTAAACCTCGACAGCGAAGCGAGCAAGGATAGAGATGGAGCCGACCAGTTCCAATCTAATATCAACGGATTCCTTGATGGCATACAGAAGTCACCACTCAGCAGCGACACCATGCAATACGGCCAAGCGGCTTACAACCAAGCTCACGGTTGGAGCGAAGATATGCTGAATGATCCTAAGAAAGCCATACGGCTCATATCGAATTATGTGCTCAATGACGCTCGCGATAAGTTGACTAGTGAATGGATACGCCCGATGGTCGAACGTTATTTGCGCAACGGCGATTTAAGCGGTGACGAATATTTAAAGAGTGTTCATGTTATTGGCGGGCCTGGCGACAAGCTTGATTTTACAGCTAATAACAATACCAAGATTCTAGATCAGGATGGAAATATAAAAATTACCGTCCAATACAAAATCGACTACACGTTCGGCGCGTTGCCTTTGCCGTTTGACGGTTTAAGCGTCACGCAGAGCGTAAAGACAAAAGCCTGGCTGAATGGCAGCGGAAAAGGGTATTTCGAATGAACATACAACGAATGAAACCGGTACTCCCTTATGTCGGATTACCTGTAATCGTCATTGCGCTCTTGTTAGTCAGAGGCACAGGGAGTGAGCTGGTCACGCTTCTCGAGCTTATGGTGCTGTCGATATTCGGATACCTAGCAACCGTCAATGACATAAGAGAGAAGCGCATACCGAATACGCTCGTGCTAGCTATGTTTGGCGCATGGGTTGTGATCGCTGTTCCGCAGTTGTTCTACGACACGACGGCTGCATTGACCTTATTGCTGAACGCCATCATTGGGTTCGTTGTAGCGGGAATGCTATTCCTGATGGTATATCTCTTAAGCCGCAAAGGTATGGGCGGTGGCGACGTTAAGTTTATGGCGGTTGCAGGATTGTACCTCGGTTTCCAATTGGTTCTTCCCGCAATTCTTTACGGAGCGGTGTTATCGGCTTTGACGGCTATCCTACTGATACTGACCAAGAGAATGGGGCGTAAAGATGCGATTCCGCTGGCACCGTTTCTGTACGCCGGTATTTTACTAACCATTTTCTTTATCTAGGGGGGACAAGCACCATGAAGAAGACAAGCCGGATATTGCTTGGAATCGGTTTCTTCGCGTTATTGCTCATATCGTGGATTGTCGCTGCAAGCGCGAAATCGCCTGCTCATAAGCAAGCCGATCTCATTACTGAGGCGGACGCAATGCTTGCGGATAAAATCTATGTGCGAGCGATGCCATTGCTCGAAGAAGCGGCGGGGTATAAAGCATCGCACACGGAAGAAGCGGAGACGTTATTGAAGCGTGTCTATCTTCAGCTAATCGACCAGAGCGGAATGAAGAACAAGTATACCGCACTCTTGGACAAGCAGATGAACCGTGCGGATGCAAGGGCGGATGTGTTCCAAGAAGCTGCGAACTACTATATCCGTTTGAATAAATTGGGTGATGCGCTCGGCGTGTTGAAGAGCGGCATTGCCAAATTGAAAGATAAGAGTCTTATAGATCTCTACGAAGCGAAACGGTATGCCTATCAAGTGAATCAAACGAGTTACGAGAATGTCACCATGATTGCCAATGACATGATTCAGGTTTCTGAAGGCGGTCTATGGTGCTTGGCGAATTCGGACGGTTCCTTGGTTATTCCTTGCGAATACGACAAAGTAAGCAATTACAGCAATTCGCGGGCGATTGTGAAGAAGGGCAACGATACTTATGCAGTGGATATGAACAATAACCGCATCGCCGTACTGCATGAAGCTGCAACCGATATCGGCAACT
This window harbors:
- a CDS encoding TadE/TadG family type IV pilus assembly protein; the protein is MRRDERGYIVIETIGVFIPFLFLVLSILTLVNVVTLQARVHYAITQAAQTLSMYSYAAEVTGAAKHLVNLDSEASKDRDGADQFQSNINGFLDGIQKSPLSSDTMQYGQAAYNQAHGWSEDMLNDPKKAIRLISNYVLNDARDKLTSEWIRPMVERYLRNGDLSGDEYLKSVHVIGGPGDKLDFTANNNTKILDQDGNIKITVQYKIDYTFGALPLPFDGLSVTQSVKTKAWLNGSGKGYFE
- a CDS encoding WG repeat-containing protein, with product MKKTSRILLGIGFFALLLISWIVAASAKSPAHKQADLITEADAMLADKIYVRAMPLLEEAAGYKASHTEEAETLLKRVYLQLIDQSGMKNKYTALLDKQMNRADARADVFQEAANYYIRLNKLGDALGVLKSGIAKLKDKSLIDLYEAKRYAYQVNQTSYENVTMIANDMIQVSEGGLWCLANSDGSLVIPCEYDKVSNYSNSRAIVKKGNDTYAVDMNNNRIAVLHEAATDIGNYANDRIGIRTSRGWQRATGDLAVGSMAFEDIGMYSDGYAAAKQSGKWGVVDIASKWLIPAEYTDIIRDELGSCYAQGAVFAVKEGKAHLLVDGKDTGKVYEDARPFTNDGWAAARQNGKWGFIDTSGTFKIEPQFDDALSFSGHLAAVKQGEVWGYVALTGKIAIEPQFMQAKSFSNGNAPVLTDQGYQFISLVEYERGVEL
- a CDS encoding DUF5702 domain-containing protein yields the protein MTRFWRDCKGAVTVFVTLLLIPAVLISGTAVDLARIYTVRSVVQDANQLAANSVLAGYDAMLQDIYGLYGFMKVDPAFGDMVDEYIRVAVLGEGSNAKTEAKGGGTFQPFQLFYGSKDMTSEVRVPQNKNLNNPEVLRRQIEEYAKFRAPVIIAERISTILDSFKKVKEDAEIIKDKMDIDDRIEEIEKQYQAIYNKINEINAGSSMGSSAIASINTYLGRIQEQISLLLNTRDDWMNANKEPEKAADLEAKYDDIMSNIKSLVNGGTVKDGWMNGNFNASEEWESGYWTGSHRSDGIKEAIGDQTKALEEFKKKFDELVSLCSDADTKKQELSQKVSDLETKLKSGRGSSELKAGLTTPPKDKNGKTLKDSKGQNMPSTIDRYKKLLAYSLKPMAVEMKKVDGTYIDSIIATLSKIQFGKVSNNIIGDPHIQLDKLTQLSSDSRFSISFYENSIDDKHAPGDYLYQLAQVTNYTYSAPNGFKRFEDISTSNAKFYKLLNEMFSSTGGNNTAKKKAKSAITTLMAKVQDLFQGYELNPEGAYKYNPKPNNNSADTSFVSDGDWGEEGVGKSKTKEALNSDIISNVGDMASNAANKILLLVYDTEMFSNYTTTSTLVNSSEGSREEPVKTMSGIPLGVDVNYYFQSEQEYLFHGNFNDAKANLASVAGMLFLVRFVFDYTAAFTITEVNTTVSEIEAAVAFTGPFAIVIGEAARVAIAMAEATIDVGRLRKGHAVALWKTNSNWQFKVSGLLKAVKDSAQDAAADLKDDSSKDDKPGLLYSDYLRLFLLMIDGDELADRTASLIALNLTNKKQQVGSAGNRAAREKKMAGLTLENMEKYQTDFQLTTTVDMRMLFLSMPFAQRGVKGVVPPKTKEIIVTDYRGY
- a CDS encoding prepilin peptidase, whose amino-acid sequence is MNIQRMKPVLPYVGLPVIVIALLLVRGTGSELVTLLELMVLSIFGYLATVNDIREKRIPNTLVLAMFGAWVVIAVPQLFYDTTAALTLLLNAIIGFVVAGMLFLMVYLLSRKGMGGGDVKFMAVAGLYLGFQLVLPAILYGAVLSALTAILLILTKRMGRKDAIPLAPFLYAGILLTIFFI